Proteins encoded within one genomic window of Ideonella dechloratans:
- the cadR gene encoding Cd(II)/Pb(II)-responsive transcriptional regulator yields the protein MKIGDLAAATGTPVETIRYYEREGLLPAPPRSAGNYRVYGEAHVQRLAFIRRCRSLDMAQDEIRALLGYRDDPAAHCGQANAVLDAHIGHVEQRIAELQTLARQLRELRGRCQALPGGECGILSELDQPGAAGLGEAPVAAHVEGVHGRMAGRHGPGHSH from the coding sequence ATGAAGATCGGAGACCTCGCCGCCGCCACGGGCACCCCGGTGGAAACCATCCGCTACTACGAGCGCGAGGGCCTGCTGCCCGCGCCGCCGCGCAGCGCCGGCAACTACCGGGTCTATGGCGAGGCCCATGTGCAGCGCCTGGCCTTCATCCGGCGTTGCCGCTCGCTGGACATGGCGCAGGACGAGATCCGGGCGCTGCTGGGCTACCGGGACGACCCGGCGGCCCACTGCGGCCAGGCCAATGCGGTGCTGGACGCGCACATCGGCCATGTGGAACAGCGCATTGCCGAGCTGCAGACCCTGGCCCGGCAGCTGCGCGAGCTGCGGGGGCGCTGTCAGGCGCTGCCGGGCGGCGAATGCGGCATCCTGTCCGAACTGGACCAGCCCGGTGCCGCCGGGCTGGGTGAGGCCCCGGTGGCGGCGCATGTCGAGGGGGTGCACGGCCGCATGGCGGGCCGCCATGGCCCCGGGCACAGCCACTGA